In Dasypus novemcinctus isolate mDasNov1 chromosome 10, mDasNov1.1.hap2, whole genome shotgun sequence, one DNA window encodes the following:
- the ASCL3 gene encoding achaete-scute homolog 3 — protein sequence MDNRSYSNLPDKLPVLSDSTHLPLTRSFYLDPMVTLHLYPEAPAPSPYSEELPLLPFSSDSLIMENYGERCTFSFPIPYPNYRRCEYSYGPAFIRKRNERERQRVKCVNEGYAQLRHHLPEEYLEKRLSKVETLRAAIKYINHLQSLLYPEKAETKNHIGKGPSTATTNCHTDPIFRIV from the coding sequence ATGGACAATAGAAGCTACTCTAATCTGCCAGACAAACTGCCTGTCCTCTCCGATTCTACCCACTTGCCACTGACCCGGTCCTTCTATCTGGACCCCATGGTCACTTTGCACCTGTACCCTGAGGCCCCAGCACCATCCCCTTACTCTGAAGAGCTACCATTACTACCTTTTTCCAGTGATTCCCTGATCATGGAAAACTATGGTGAACGCTGCACATTCTCTTTTCCAATACCTTATCCAAACTACAGAAGATGTGAATACTCCTACGGGCCAGCCTTTATTCGGAAAAGGAATGAGCGGGAAAGGCAGCGGGTGAAATGTGTCAATGAAGGCTACGCCCAGCTCCGACATCATCTGCCAGAGGAGTATTTGGAGAAACGACTCAGCAAAGTGGAAACCCTCAGAGCTGCAATCAAGTACATCAATCACCTGCAGTCTCTCCTGTACCCTGAAAAAGCTGAGACCAAGAATCATATTGGGAAAGGTCCCTCAACGGCAACCACCAACTGCCACACCGACCCCATATTTAGAATCGTTTGA